The Trichocoleus sp. FACHB-46 genome has a segment encoding these proteins:
- a CDS encoding carbon dioxide-concentrating mechanism protein CcmK, producing the protein MAIAVGMIETLGFPAIVEAADAMVKAARVTLVGYEKIGSGRVTVIVRGDISEVQASIAAGIESVKRVNGGQVLSTHQIARPHENLEYVLPIRYTEAVEQFRESVNGPRSLPYTRP; encoded by the coding sequence ATGGCAATTGCAGTGGGTATGATCGAGACCTTAGGCTTCCCAGCGATTGTGGAAGCCGCAGACGCAATGGTCAAGGCCGCTCGCGTCACCCTAGTTGGTTACGAGAAAATTGGTAGTGGTCGTGTCACCGTCATTGTGCGCGGCGACATTTCTGAAGTCCAAGCATCTATCGCAGCAGGGATTGAATCTGTGAAGCGGGTGAATGGGGGGCAAGTGTTGTCTACCCACCAGATTGCTCGCCCTCACGAAAACCTGGAGTACGTGTTACCTATCCGTTACACTGAGGCAGTGGAACAGTTCCGCGAGAGCGTAAATGGTCCTCGCTCTCTCCCCTACACCAGACCCTAG
- a CDS encoding NADH-quinone oxidoreductase subunit M, with protein sequence MLSGLIWIPVLGAILVAFWPQTLASHRYRTLALVFAIITLGLSVALASQFIQLEPGQQFQEALPWLDNLGLTYRLGVDGLSLPLVVMNCLLTGVAIYSTDGEIQRPRLYYGLLLLLSAAVTGAFLAQNLLLFFLFYEVELIPLYLLIAIWGGARRGYAATKFLIYTAISGVLVLASYFGLAWLSGSFNFDYETVIAHTLPLGQQVVLLSLLLIGFGIKVPLFPFHTWLPDAHVEASTPISVMLAGVLLKLGTYGLLRFGYGLFPDAWQVVAPWLASWAVVSVLYGALAAIAQTDMKKMVAYSSIAHMGYVLLAMAAATPLSLIGTLMQMVSHGLISAMLFLLVGVVYTKAGSRDLNVVRGLLNPERGLPLIGTLMIVGVMASAGIPGMVGFISEFIVFRASFAVFPVQTLLCMVGTGLTAVYFLLLMNRAFFGRLSEAVENLPPVTWRDRAPAIFLAILIVVLGIQPKWLTIWGEATITAMAPVSETVVVKATPIPEVADPTEKLLKEALLTSSAAIALEAN encoded by the coding sequence ATGCTCAGTGGCTTAATCTGGATACCTGTTTTGGGAGCAATTTTGGTGGCATTTTGGCCTCAAACTTTGGCTTCCCATCGTTATCGGACCCTGGCTTTGGTGTTTGCCATTATCACCTTAGGTTTGTCGGTGGCATTGGCGAGTCAGTTTATCCAGCTCGAACCAGGACAACAGTTTCAAGAAGCACTACCCTGGTTAGATAACTTAGGACTGACCTATCGCCTGGGAGTCGATGGTTTGTCATTGCCCTTGGTCGTGATGAATTGTCTCCTCACTGGCGTTGCTATTTACAGCACTGATGGAGAAATTCAGCGGCCTCGACTTTACTATGGCTTGCTCCTGTTGCTCAGTGCTGCTGTGACTGGGGCGTTTTTAGCGCAGAATTTGCTGCTGTTCTTCTTGTTCTATGAAGTAGAACTAATTCCGCTGTACCTGCTGATTGCCATTTGGGGTGGAGCTCGTCGGGGTTATGCAGCTACCAAATTCCTGATTTACACCGCCATTTCTGGGGTGTTAGTTCTGGCTTCATACTTCGGCCTAGCTTGGCTGAGCGGCTCTTTCAACTTCGACTACGAAACTGTCATCGCCCATACGCTCCCACTGGGACAGCAGGTGGTGCTGCTAAGCCTGCTTTTGATAGGGTTTGGCATCAAAGTTCCTCTCTTTCCTTTCCATACTTGGTTGCCCGATGCTCACGTAGAAGCTTCTACTCCCATTTCAGTAATGCTGGCGGGTGTATTGCTCAAGCTGGGCACTTATGGCTTGCTGCGGTTTGGGTATGGTTTATTTCCTGACGCTTGGCAGGTGGTTGCACCCTGGTTAGCGAGCTGGGCGGTTGTGAGTGTGCTTTATGGGGCATTAGCGGCGATCGCCCAAACCGACATGAAGAAAATGGTGGCTTACAGCTCCATTGCTCACATGGGTTACGTGCTGCTAGCGATGGCGGCGGCAACTCCTTTGAGCTTGATCGGCACTTTAATGCAAATGGTCAGCCACGGCTTAATTTCCGCCATGCTGTTCTTGCTGGTGGGTGTGGTTTACACCAAGGCAGGTTCGCGTGACCTGAACGTCGTCCGAGGTTTATTGAATCCAGAACGCGGCTTACCCCTAATCGGCACTTTGATGATTGTGGGAGTGATGGCGAGCGCTGGCATTCCTGGCATGGTCGGGTTTATCTCTGAATTCATTGTTTTCCGGGCCAGCTTCGCGGTATTTCCGGTGCAGACGCTGCTCTGTATGGTGGGAACTGGCTTAACGGCGGTGTACTTTCTCTTGTTAATGAACCGAGCTTTCTTCGGGCGGCTCTCAGAAGCAGTGGAAAACTTACCCCCTGTCACATGGCGCGATCGCGCTCCTGCCATTTTTCTGGCAATCTTGATCGTGGTTTTAGGGATTCAACCTAAATGGTTGACGATTTGGGGCGAAGCGACGATTACAGCGATGGCACCTGTCTCCGAAACTGTGGTGGTCAAAGCGACACCTATCCCTGAAGTGGCTGATCCGACTGAAAAGCTGCTAAAAGAAGCTCTACTAACTAGTTCAGCGGCGATCGCTCTGGAGGCGAACTAA
- a CDS encoding ribulose bisphosphate carboxylase small subunit, with protein sequence MVVRSPAAPPTPWSKSLAQPQIHETAYVHSVSNITGDVHIGANVLVAAGTHIRANEGSPFYISSGTTIQDGVVIHGLDKGRVLGDDQNQYSVWIGSNASIMHKALIHGPAYVGDDCFIGFRSTVFNARIGKGCIVMMHALIQDVEIPPGRYVPSGAVVTSQHQADRLPDVEPSDIEFARHVVGINGALRSGYLSAEDIACTIPIRNKSTEPHTSGLDTPKVDQGSGNRNHQESTMQLSSEVLQQVRQLMAGGYRIGAEHVDQRRFRTNSWQSCTPIQANSESQAIAALQACLAEHQGEYVRLFGIDTKGKQRVSELIIQRPGDPQVTASSSATSRSSNNANHSTYQSSYTASASGSKLPADVQQQIRSLINQGYQIGTEHVDARRFRMNSWTSCSPIQSTHEGQVFADLEACLNEHQGEYVRLFGINPKGRQRVGEIIIQRPGEESGAQTHSTTRSVATSSASSSASSASSTVSGDLRDQVRQLLNQGCRIGTEYANERHYRTNSWKSGPSIQASSESQAIAALEAFLAEHTGEYVRLIGVDPQAKRRVVEQVIQRPGDSSRNSQPSGQASSHSSNGASSYSSSASNGHRSAATSSGSSSGLPAEVQQQVRQLLNQGCRIGTEYADERRYRTSSWKSGPSIQSNNESEVLASLRAIAGEHEGEYVRLIGVDPKAKRRVLELLIQQPTAVAQR encoded by the coding sequence ATGGTAGTCCGCAGTCCTGCGGCCCCTCCCACTCCGTGGTCCAAAAGCTTGGCCCAACCGCAGATTCATGAGACGGCTTACGTCCACTCTGTCTCCAACATTACTGGAGATGTTCATATTGGTGCCAATGTCCTTGTTGCTGCTGGAACCCATATCCGAGCGAATGAGGGCAGTCCGTTCTACATCAGTTCGGGTACCACTATTCAAGACGGAGTGGTAATTCATGGTCTAGACAAGGGCCGAGTGCTTGGGGATGACCAGAATCAATACTCTGTCTGGATCGGCAGCAATGCTTCGATTATGCACAAGGCTTTGATTCACGGGCCAGCCTATGTTGGAGATGACTGCTTTATTGGTTTCCGCTCCACAGTGTTTAACGCTCGGATCGGCAAAGGCTGCATTGTGATGATGCATGCTTTGATCCAGGATGTGGAAATTCCGCCGGGTCGGTATGTGCCCTCCGGTGCAGTCGTTACTAGTCAGCATCAGGCCGATCGCCTCCCCGATGTAGAACCTTCGGATATTGAGTTTGCGAGGCACGTGGTGGGCATCAACGGTGCACTGCGTTCTGGTTATCTCTCTGCTGAAGATATTGCTTGTACCATACCCATTCGTAATAAATCAACGGAGCCTCATACCTCTGGGCTTGATACCCCTAAGGTAGATCAGGGTTCTGGCAATCGCAACCATCAAGAGTCAACTATGCAACTAAGTTCAGAAGTACTGCAACAAGTGCGCCAACTTATGGCTGGGGGTTACCGAATTGGAGCTGAGCACGTGGATCAGCGTCGCTTCCGTACCAATTCCTGGCAAAGCTGCACTCCCATTCAGGCGAATAGCGAATCTCAAGCGATCGCGGCACTACAAGCTTGCCTAGCCGAGCATCAGGGGGAATACGTCCGTCTGTTCGGCATCGACACCAAGGGTAAGCAGCGGGTTTCTGAATTAATTATTCAGCGTCCTGGTGATCCGCAAGTAACTGCCTCTAGCAGCGCCACCAGCCGTAGTAGCAACAACGCCAACCACAGCACTTACCAATCCAGCTACACCGCTAGCGCTAGCGGTAGCAAGCTCCCTGCTGATGTCCAACAGCAAATTCGTAGCTTGATCAACCAAGGCTATCAAATTGGTACGGAGCATGTGGATGCACGTCGGTTCCGGATGAACTCTTGGACGAGCTGTTCTCCGATTCAATCCACCCATGAAGGTCAGGTATTTGCTGATCTAGAAGCTTGCCTCAACGAGCATCAGGGGGAATATGTGCGACTGTTCGGCATTAACCCCAAAGGCAGACAACGGGTAGGCGAAATCATTATTCAACGCCCTGGCGAGGAGTCTGGTGCTCAGACCCATAGCACCACCCGCAGTGTCGCTACCTCCAGTGCCTCTAGCTCAGCATCAAGTGCTAGCTCCACTGTGAGTGGAGACCTACGCGATCAAGTTCGACAACTGCTAAATCAAGGCTGTCGCATTGGCACCGAGTACGCTAATGAGCGCCACTACCGCACTAACTCCTGGAAGAGCGGTCCTTCGATTCAAGCCAGCAGCGAATCTCAGGCGATCGCAGCTTTGGAAGCCTTCTTGGCAGAACATACAGGCGAGTATGTCCGCTTAATCGGCGTAGACCCCCAAGCCAAGCGTCGCGTCGTTGAACAAGTGATTCAACGTCCTGGCGATAGCAGCCGGAATAGTCAGCCTAGTGGTCAAGCCAGCAGTCACAGCAGCAATGGTGCTAGCAGCTACAGCAGTTCTGCAAGCAACGGCCATAGAAGCGCTGCAACCAGCTCTGGTTCCAGCAGTGGTTTGCCTGCGGAAGTGCAACAACAGGTTCGCCAACTGTTAAATCAAGGTTGCCGCATCGGTACCGAGTACGCAGATGAGCGCCGTTATCGCACCAGTTCTTGGAAGAGTGGCCCCTCCATCCAAAGCAATAACGAATCTGAAGTGCTCGCTTCGCTCAGGGCGATCGCGGGTGAGCATGAAGGGGAGTATGTCCGCTTAATTGGCGTAGACCCCAAAGCTAAGCGGCGGGTGTTGGAACTCTTGATTCAGCAGCCTACCGCAGTCGCTCAGCGTTGA
- a CDS encoding carbon dioxide-concentrating mechanism protein CcmK: MPIAVGMIETRGFPAVVEAADAMVKAARVTLVGYEKIGSGRVTVIVRGDVSEVQASVAAGVESVKRVNGGEVLSTHIIARPHENLEYVLPMSYTEAVEQFRT, translated from the coding sequence ATGCCAATTGCAGTGGGCATGATTGAAACCAGAGGCTTTCCAGCTGTTGTAGAAGCCGCAGATGCGATGGTTAAAGCCGCTCGCGTAACCTTAGTCGGCTACGAGAAAATCGGTAGCGGTCGCGTCACCGTGATCGTGCGGGGTGATGTGTCTGAAGTTCAGGCTTCTGTAGCGGCTGGTGTGGAGTCTGTGAAGCGGGTTAACGGTGGTGAAGTGCTATCGACCCACATCATTGCTCGTCCCCACGAAAACCTAGAATATGTGTTGCCCATGAGCTACACCGAGGCGGTGGAACAGTTCCGGACCTGA
- a CDS encoding NAD(P)H-quinone oxidoreductase subunit F, whose protein sequence is MNQFLLQSSWWVPFYGLLGALITLPWSTGIVRRTGPRPAAYLNILMTVVALVHGTLLFRGTWNQAPQQYIVHWLSVADLDLSFALDISSVSVGAMELITILSFLSQLFALGYMEKDWALARFFALMGFFEAAMSGLALSDSLFLSYGLLELLTLSTYLLVGFWYAQPLVVTAARDAFLTKRVGDLLLLMGVVALSNMAGSLNFSDLYEWAETANLSPVTATLLGLSLIAGPAGKCAQFPLHLWLDEAMEGPNPASVLRNSLVVGCGAYILIKLQPILGLSPVVLATLVVLGAVTAIGAALVAIAQIDIKRALSHSTSAYLGLVFIAVGMQWSGFALLVLFTHGIAKALLFMSGGSVIITTNSQDLTEMGGLWSRMPATTIAFLVGIAGLVGLFPLGGFWALERGVDVFWTEHPWIVAILLIANALSAINLTRVFRLVFLGAAQPKSRRAPEVPWQMAVPMVSLTILTLLVPLMMQKLLLLPDWSYLNLGAVLLLVLSGAIGCGIGATIGLTRTLSRPILIPLRFVQDLLAYDFYVDRLYRVSVVLSVDVLSRLTSWFDRYVVDGFVNFVGIASIFSGETLKYSASGQSQFYALIVFLSITFLGLFMNRSLVNGIINFLMGSSA, encoded by the coding sequence ATGAACCAGTTTCTCCTCCAGTCCAGCTGGTGGGTTCCCTTTTATGGGTTACTGGGTGCGCTCATTACCCTGCCGTGGTCAACCGGCATTGTGCGTCGCACCGGTCCCCGACCAGCCGCTTACCTCAATATTTTGATGACGGTTGTTGCCTTGGTCCATGGCACGTTGCTCTTCCGAGGGACTTGGAACCAAGCGCCACAGCAGTACATAGTTCATTGGCTGAGCGTGGCTGATTTAGACTTGTCCTTTGCCCTCGACATCTCTTCGGTTAGCGTCGGGGCGATGGAATTGATCACAATTCTGAGCTTCCTGTCGCAGCTCTTTGCCTTGGGTTACATGGAGAAGGATTGGGCCTTGGCTCGCTTCTTTGCCTTGATGGGATTTTTTGAGGCAGCGATGAGTGGCTTAGCTCTGAGTGACTCACTGTTTCTCAGCTATGGGCTTTTGGAACTCCTGACGCTGTCTACCTATTTGCTAGTAGGTTTTTGGTACGCTCAGCCCTTGGTTGTCACTGCGGCTCGTGATGCTTTTCTAACCAAGCGGGTAGGGGATTTGCTGCTGTTGATGGGGGTAGTGGCTCTCTCCAACATGGCGGGCAGCTTAAATTTTTCCGATTTATATGAATGGGCTGAAACAGCAAATTTATCACCTGTAACGGCAACGTTGCTCGGTTTGTCTTTGATTGCAGGGCCTGCGGGCAAGTGCGCTCAGTTTCCGCTGCACCTTTGGTTAGATGAAGCGATGGAAGGCCCGAACCCCGCTTCGGTGCTACGAAATTCTCTAGTGGTCGGTTGTGGCGCTTATATCTTGATTAAGTTACAACCCATTTTGGGCTTGTCCCCTGTGGTACTAGCCACGTTGGTGGTGTTAGGGGCAGTAACGGCGATTGGGGCTGCTTTAGTAGCGATCGCCCAAATAGATATCAAGCGGGCCTTGTCTCATTCCACCAGTGCTTACTTGGGTTTGGTGTTCATTGCAGTGGGTATGCAGTGGAGCGGGTTTGCCCTTTTGGTGCTGTTTACTCATGGAATTGCCAAAGCCTTGCTATTCATGAGTGGCGGCTCGGTAATCATCACCACCAACAGCCAGGATCTAACAGAGATGGGTGGCTTGTGGTCCCGGATGCCAGCAACCACGATCGCTTTTTTGGTGGGGATTGCGGGTCTAGTGGGCTTATTCCCCCTGGGAGGCTTTTGGGCGCTAGAGCGAGGGGTGGATGTTTTCTGGACGGAGCACCCATGGATCGTAGCAATTTTGTTGATTGCCAATGCCTTGAGTGCCATTAATTTGACGCGGGTATTTCGCCTGGTGTTTTTAGGCGCTGCGCAGCCTAAATCTCGACGAGCTCCAGAAGTACCTTGGCAAATGGCAGTACCGATGGTGAGCTTGACCATCCTGACGCTGCTCGTACCCCTGATGATGCAAAAGCTGTTGTTGTTACCTGACTGGAGTTACTTGAATCTAGGGGCGGTCCTCCTACTAGTTCTTTCAGGTGCGATCGGTTGTGGGATAGGGGCAACGATTGGCTTGACCCGAACTTTGTCCAGACCAATTTTGATTCCATTGAGATTTGTGCAAGACTTGCTGGCTTACGATTTCTACGTCGATCGCTTGTACCGCGTCAGTGTGGTGCTGAGTGTGGATGTACTGTCTCGGCTTACCTCTTGGTTCGATCGCTACGTGGTTGATGGCTTTGTCAACTTTGTGGGTATTGCCTCCATCTTTAGTGGTGAGACGTTGAAGTACAGTGCTTCGGGCCAAAGCCAGTTTTATGCTCTGATTGTTTTTCTGAGCATTACCTTCTTGGGCTTGTTTATGAACAGGTCTCTTGTGAATGGCATCATCAATTTTCTGATGGGTTCATCAGCGTAA
- a CDS encoding chlorophyll a/b-binding protein: MQTNKATELPPVAPAYNGIDRNAFLLGWKPQAELWNGRLAMIGFAAYLLWDLAGFSVVRDVLNLVH, from the coding sequence ATGCAGACCAACAAAGCAACTGAACTACCTCCTGTAGCTCCCGCATATAACGGCATTGACCGCAACGCATTTCTTTTGGGTTGGAAGCCTCAAGCAGAATTGTGGAATGGACGTCTGGCGATGATCGGCTTTGCTGCTTATCTGCTTTGGGATTTAGCTGGATTCAGTGTTGTCCGTGACGTTCTTAACCTAGTCCACTAA
- a CDS encoding EutN/CcmL family microcompartment protein, giving the protein MLIAKVRGTVVSTQKDPSLQGSKFLLLQLIDENGNLLPEYEVAADCVGAGLDEWVLISRGSAARQPSSQEKRPIDALVVAIIDTVTVDNSRLYSKNEVYR; this is encoded by the coding sequence ATGCTAATTGCTAAAGTTCGCGGCACGGTTGTCAGTACACAGAAAGACCCCAGTCTACAGGGTAGTAAATTCCTCTTGTTGCAGCTGATCGATGAAAATGGCAACCTTTTACCAGAGTATGAGGTAGCAGCAGATTGTGTCGGGGCAGGGTTGGATGAATGGGTACTGATCAGCCGAGGAAGCGCAGCTCGTCAGCCTTCTAGCCAAGAAAAGCGCCCGATTGATGCGCTTGTAGTGGCAATTATTGACACGGTTACGGTTGACAATTCCCGGCTTTATAGCAAGAACGAGGTCTATCGTTAG
- a CDS encoding CO2 hydration protein — MVSTIQQPSNHPLAEYVHRLEAGEALLANSQVNVLEVVGILKSYGIVLDAYSKNLIYIADHQFLELFPFFKYFNGEVSLGKLLRFWNHDRINYEYAEYVMKTMLWHGGGDLDTYLDSPEFLERAQRVMQAKTKNNWLVSGLQRVFPDFLPEQIRQLAYYKVLGLFWRVMSDMFIDLSDRFDRKEVQSIAEVVQHVQDALVAAANQPLVYAVEVKGQVYDIIPESAGLTFLMDAAVPYVDTIFFRGTPFLGTVSYNAQAQQIPVFQDQFIYGALYADPLPIGGAGIPPTLLMQDMRHFLPDYLHDIYRQGLRGEDDLRVKICESFQKSMFCVTTAAIRGLMPHPLDTEDPKQRQANRAYLEKWMDRFIPSRLEIVNVPDRY, encoded by the coding sequence ATGGTCAGTACTATCCAGCAACCCTCTAATCATCCTTTGGCGGAGTATGTGCATCGGCTAGAAGCGGGAGAAGCACTCCTTGCCAATAGTCAGGTTAATGTTTTAGAAGTCGTAGGTATCCTCAAGAGCTATGGCATTGTGCTGGATGCCTACTCTAAAAACTTGATCTATATTGCTGACCATCAGTTTTTGGAACTCTTCCCGTTTTTCAAATATTTCAATGGGGAAGTGTCTTTAGGAAAGCTGCTACGCTTCTGGAATCACGATCGGATTAATTACGAGTATGCCGAGTACGTGATGAAGACCATGTTATGGCATGGTGGTGGCGATCTGGATACTTACCTAGATTCACCGGAATTTTTAGAGCGGGCACAGCGGGTAATGCAAGCCAAGACCAAAAATAATTGGTTGGTGAGCGGTTTGCAACGGGTGTTTCCAGACTTTTTGCCAGAACAGATTCGACAACTTGCCTATTACAAGGTGTTGGGACTGTTCTGGCGGGTAATGAGCGATATGTTCATTGACCTCTCGGATCGCTTCGATCGCAAGGAAGTTCAATCGATCGCAGAGGTGGTGCAACATGTGCAAGATGCTTTGGTTGCTGCTGCCAATCAACCTTTGGTTTACGCCGTCGAAGTGAAAGGTCAGGTGTATGACATTATTCCCGAATCGGCAGGGCTGACGTTCTTGATGGATGCAGCGGTTCCTTATGTAGATACCATTTTCTTCCGAGGCACCCCTTTTCTCGGCACGGTATCTTACAACGCTCAAGCCCAACAAATTCCAGTGTTTCAGGACCAGTTTATCTATGGAGCGCTGTATGCCGACCCACTACCGATTGGTGGGGCTGGCATCCCTCCGACGCTGCTAATGCAGGATATGCGGCACTTCCTGCCAGATTACTTGCATGACATCTATCGGCAGGGACTCCGGGGGGAAGATGATCTTCGGGTGAAAATTTGTGAGAGCTTCCAAAAGTCGATGTTCTGTGTGACGACGGCAGCGATTCGGGGCTTGATGCCTCACCCACTCGATACAGAAGACCCGAAGCAACGCCAAGCTAATCGAGCCTATCTAGAAAAGTGGATGGATCGCTTTATTCCCTCTCGCTTGGAGATCGTGAACGTTCCAGATCGGTATTAG